Part of the Terrisporobacter glycolicus ATCC 14880 = DSM 1288 genome is shown below.
ATGGAATTATGCTTATATCTCCTCCTACCATTCTTTCACAAAGGTCTTTTACTTCGTGTTTTACATATGCTCTTAATATATCAAACTCTGGCTCTGTAACTCCTTTGGTATATCTACCTATATTTCCATTTTTGTCAAAATTAGCTGGTATAACTAAAGATGTTTTTCGCTCTCCTTCTTTAAGAGACATATCCATTTCTCCGATAATGTCTACATCTTTTAACACCAATCCGTTCATTCTAAGTTTTTTTAATATTTCTTCATTTATTACAGCATCCTTTTGGTCTTCGTTGCTTCTTACAATAGGGTTATCTATTCTGTTATAAAGAATAGCTGCTGGTTTTAAGTTTGATTTTTTATGTCTATCACTGTCTATAATTGCGTCTAAATAAACTAATAACTGCAATTGTAATCCATAATAAACTTCTGTTAAGTTAATAGATTTATCTCCAGATTTATAATCTATAATACGAATATATTTGCTATCATCTTTTTCCAACTCATCTATTCTATCTATTTGACCTACTAAAGTTACTTCTTGGCCATCATTTAATACTAATTTTATAGGTGGGTATTTCCCATTTTTCCTAAAACTAACTTCGTAGTCAACAGGTTCAAAGTTTCCTTGTTTTATTTGCATAGAAATAATACTAATTGCTGAAACTAGCATCTTTTTCAATCTATATGCCAAATACTTGTATCTTTCAGAAGAATTTAAGATAAACCCAGGTATTTTGCTTATCATTTCATCTACAATAATAGATACTCTACTTCTAATATAGTCTTCATCTATTTCATGCCAATTTAATTTATCTTTGTTTAAAGATTTAGAGAAAATATCAAGTATATTATGTATAAATGAACCTAGGTCTGGTGCTGTAAAAGAATATTCTTTTCTTTCCTGTGCTTTTAACCCATATTGAATAAAATATGAGAATGGACACTGAGCATATCTTTCTAGCTTGGAAATACTTAAGTTTTTATTTTCATATAATTGTTTAATTTTTTCTCTTTCTACTTTTTCCACTTGGTTGGTATAGCTTAGTCCGCTTACTACTTTTTCCAACTTATTCTTATATTCTTCGTCACCTAAGAAATATCTATATAAATCTAGATAAACTTCATTAATATCTCCTCTAATTTCAAATTCCTTAATAGCATTAATTAGCTCATTAAAAGTAGGTGCTTTTACTGTTATATTGTCTAAAGCTGTATCCGTAGAATTATCCAGACCTTTCAGCACATAACTTTTTATGTTAATATTAGGGAATATCTTTTTAAGTCTAGATATAATTATAGAAGGTCTTAGAGTCTTCCCTTCATGATCTGATATGGGATAACTTATTGTTAAGTTTTCACTCGTATAAGTTAATGCCTTATAAACTAAAAATTGCTCTTCATAAGTCTTTGTCTTACTATCTATATCAACTTCTATTCCTTTTTCACCTAAAGAATTTCTGTCTTTATCACTTAAAAGCCCACTTTCCTTTGAAATCAGTGGGAATATACCATCAGTAGTTCCTATTAAATAAAGATGTTTTGTGTTTGAGTTTTTCATTCTGTCCACAGAACTTACTAAAACTTGGTCCATACTTGGAGGCACAAGTCCTAACTCATACTCATCAAATCCTAAACTTATTACCTTCATAAATTTATCCAAAGATATTTTTTCATCACCCATTAACTCTACCATTTGATCAAGTATATCTACTACTATTTGCCAAACTTGTGAGTATTCTTTAGCAATTTCCAAATCGCCTTTTTCATTGAAGTTGTTAATTAATTTTTCTAAAGTTTCTTCTATATTAATATCCAATAAAAACTCATACACATAAGTACATATTTCTTTGACAGTTTTATTTTTCTTATCCAGCTTATTTTGCAGTTTTATAATCGGTTCTAATATTTGATTTCTAGTTTCATTGATTCTTTCTTTTTGCTCCAAATCAAATTCACTTTCTTCTGCCAAATAATTTTGATTAACTTTATACTCCCATTTTTCTTCAAACCACTTTTTACCTGTAATTCCGTTTTGAAGTACATAATTTTCAAGTAAACTTATATCTTCATCACTTACACCTATAAGTCCACTTTTCAAATATCTAAACATTGTCTCATAAGAATACCTTCTGTTTCTCATTTCTAATGCAGAAAGAATTAAGACTATAATAGGATTACTCTTTGCCTCTCTTTTTGAGTCTATAAAGTTTGGAATTTCATATTCCTTAAAAATTGAACGCACTAAAAAATCATATCTATTTAAATCTCTTGTTGCCACAGTTATATCTTTATATCTTGCTTTTTGCTCTCTAACTAAATGAACTATATCCTTTGCCACTTGTTCTACTTCATCATATAAATTATTAAATTCTTTAATTTTTATATGCTCAGTTTCTTTTTCATATTTTCTATAAGGATATGCATGATAAAAAGCTTCTAAATGTTGCAATTCTTCATTCCCATTAAATCTTTTTACATTTTCATTATTTAAATTTATGTTAGTATGAATTTTTACACCTTCTTCTGCCGCAATTTTATATAGCTTTTCATAAGTATATTTTGTTCTTGAGAAGGCATCATTTTTTGAATATGTAAATTGAGTTAAAGAATCTATAGTTAAGGAAATATAAACTTCTTTAGCTTGTTTTAATAATTCTTTTAAAATACTGTACTGATTTGGTGTAAAACCAGTAAATTCATCTATATAAATGTAAGCATCTTTAAAGTAATCACATTGTTGTAATTTTGAACCTAAAGATGTTAATAAATCTTGAGAATCCACGTAATTTTCATGTAGATTTTTTTCAAATTCTCCATAAATCTTAGCAATATCCATCAACTTATATCTTAAAGTTTCATTTTCTATTTCTCCTGCTATATTTTCTAAAACATCTGGTGATACATTATATTGCTTTAACTCAGATATAATATCTGTTATAGATCCTACAAAACCAGACTGTGTAGAAGACCTTCCATAAACTTTAAGGTCATTACTAATTTTATCTATGGATTTGTATATAATCATAGCCTTTCCACTGGAGTTAATATTAACATCAGTAAGCCCCCCCACCTTGGAGAATACTATGCTACTCATGGTTTTAAAACTTAGCACTCTACTTCTTAAATATTTGTCCTTTTCCTCTCCTTGGAAAAGTTTAGACATATTTTTTTCCATCTCAAATGAATATTGTTCTGGAACTAAAAGAATTACAGGACTAGTTTCGTTGTCTTGTACTCTTTTTTTTATTTCATTTAGCATAAAGGTTGTTTTTCCTATTCCACCTCTACCTAATACAAATCTAAGACCCATAAATGTCTTCCTCCAAAATTTCATAATTTACAGCTTCACTGTTACAAAGCTTATTAAACTCACAGTATTTACAGTGGTTTATATTTTTATTTATATTTTTTTCATTATTAAAATCTTCATTTTCTATATTATCAATAATATTTAAAATCTTCATTTTATTTTCTTCATGAAGTTTATCATCGTATTTTATAGTCACTGGTTTATTTTCTAATGCTGGCTGATAATAATTCATACTTATATTCTCAATTTTATAATTTGAATAAAAGTTTTTTCTTATTATCTCTTCAGCTAAAAACATATAAACCATACTTTGCATTCTATTAAGTGCATTTTTATATGTAATTTCCTGGTTCTCAGTTTTCCAATCCCAAAGATTTATTTTATCCTTCTCTATTATAACTAAGTCAACTTTTGCCACAACTTTTCGTCCATTTAAATTTAAATTCATTTCATATTCTGGCAAATATATATTACCTTCTTCAATTGGCAACAGATCTTTTATTTTATTTATCCATTTATTAAAATTTTTATCTTCACATTTTCCTATGGGAATATTAGAGAAATATCTTTCGCACAATAAGTGAAAATCTCTTCCATATTTTAAGCTGTCATAATATTCCCTACTTCCTAAATCATCATGTTTCCAATTTATATTATCTATATATTTATATTTAAACTTAGAAGGACATGATTTATAAGTATTTAGAGAGTTTTGACTATATGTAAAATATTTTAATTTATCATTCATTTAATCATTCTCCTTTTTTATCTATAATACATTTTAATATATTCAAATACATAGATGGATTTTGTTTTTTCTTATCTGTAGAAGAATTTTTTGCACTGGCAGACAAAATTAGCATCTCTTTTGCTCTTGTTATTCCTACATATAGAAGTCTTATTTTTTCTTTAATTAGACTTTCTTTAATTTCTTTTGAGTAATTTTTAGTTACTTCACCATTTAAGAGAAAATCTATTTCTGCTTTTATATTTGCTTCTGGATTTTTATATTTTTCTTTTAAATACCACTTATCACATTGAAATTTTTGGTAAATATTGTCCGGGAAATTAAACTCTGTCATTCCCAATAAAAATACACAATCCCACTCTAACCCCTTTGATTTGTGATAATTGCACACAGTTATACTTCCAGGTAATGGCTCGTATCCATTGATTTCACTAACAACCTCTATTATATAACTAAAAACTCTGTTTTTCCTGTCACTTAGCAAGTTATATATTTGTTGTAGATTTATACTGTTGTTTTCTGCTACTAAATACTTAACATAAAAAGCCAAATAATCTACTATTGCTCTTTCCTCTTTTTCAATTATCATTCTGTCTCCAATGAAAAGAATCAACTTATCTATTCTAGTTAAAGGATATTCTATAATATTTTTCAAATTTTGTATTCCATATAAAAAACTTTGGTATAAATCACTATCTGTGTCTATTATTATATCTTTTGAGCATTCATCATCATATAATAGATTTTCCACAGTTAAATGTTCTTCTCTTAATAATTGTATAAAATCTTTTTTTCCTTCTTTATTATCGGTTTTTATATAAACTTTATCTAATACTTCTATTAATTTTTCTTTGTCGTCACAATTGAGTATAAAATCTATTACTAATGCAATATTATCTATTACTCTTCTTTTTCTAAGAGAATTAGGTCCCAACTCTTCAAATTCCAAATCTTCTTTTATAAGTTCTTTTGCAACTAAATTTACATGATCATTATATGGAACTAATATTCCTATACTTTTATCTGGGTATTTTTTATTAATATTTCTCACAAACTTTAC
Proteins encoded:
- a CDS encoding PD-(D/E)XK nuclease family protein, with amino-acid sequence MNDKLKYFTYSQNSLNTYKSCPSKFKYKYIDNINWKHDDLGSREYYDSLKYGRDFHLLCERYFSNIPIGKCEDKNFNKWINKIKDLLPIEEGNIYLPEYEMNLNLNGRKVVAKVDLVIIEKDKINLWDWKTENQEITYKNALNRMQSMVYMFLAEEIIRKNFYSNYKIENISMNYYQPALENKPVTIKYDDKLHEENKMKILNIIDNIENEDFNNEKNINKNINHCKYCEFNKLCNSEAVNYEILEEDIYGS
- the addB gene encoding helicase-exonuclease AddAB subunit AddB, with amino-acid sequence MGLRFVLGRGGIGKTTFMLNEIKKRVQDNETSPVILLVPEQYSFEMEKNMSKLFQGEEKDKYLRSRVLSFKTMSSIVFSKVGGLTDVNINSSGKAMIIYKSIDKISNDLKVYGRSSTQSGFVGSITDIISELKQYNVSPDVLENIAGEIENETLRYKLMDIAKIYGEFEKNLHENYVDSQDLLTSLGSKLQQCDYFKDAYIYIDEFTGFTPNQYSILKELLKQAKEVYISLTIDSLTQFTYSKNDAFSRTKYTYEKLYKIAAEEGVKIHTNINLNNENVKRFNGNEELQHLEAFYHAYPYRKYEKETEHIKIKEFNNLYDEVEQVAKDIVHLVREQKARYKDITVATRDLNRYDFLVRSIFKEYEIPNFIDSKREAKSNPIIVLILSALEMRNRRYSYETMFRYLKSGLIGVSDEDISLLENYVLQNGITGKKWFEEKWEYKVNQNYLAEESEFDLEQKERINETRNQILEPIIKLQNKLDKKNKTVKEICTYVYEFLLDINIEETLEKLINNFNEKGDLEIAKEYSQVWQIVVDILDQMVELMGDEKISLDKFMKVISLGFDEYELGLVPPSMDQVLVSSVDRMKNSNTKHLYLIGTTDGIFPLISKESGLLSDKDRNSLGEKGIEVDIDSKTKTYEEQFLVYKALTYTSENLTISYPISDHEGKTLRPSIIISRLKKIFPNINIKSYVLKGLDNSTDTALDNITVKAPTFNELINAIKEFEIRGDINEVYLDLYRYFLGDEEYKNKLEKVVSGLSYTNQVEKVEREKIKQLYENKNLSISKLERYAQCPFSYFIQYGLKAQERKEYSFTAPDLGSFIHNILDIFSKSLNKDKLNWHEIDEDYIRSRVSIIVDEMISKIPGFILNSSERYKYLAYRLKKMLVSAISIISMQIKQGNFEPVDYEVSFRKNGKYPPIKLVLNDGQEVTLVGQIDRIDELEKDDSKYIRIIDYKSGDKSINLTEVYYGLQLQLLVYLDAIIDSDRHKKSNLKPAAILYNRIDNPIVRSNEDQKDAVINEEILKKLRMNGLVLKDVDIIGEMDMSLKEGERKTSLVIPANFDKNGNIGRYTKGVTEPEFDILRAYVKHEVKDLCERMVGGDISIIPCKNKNGTSCDFCTYSSICQFDPSIKGNTYTILNDKSDEEVIKLMEKEVKK